In the Silurus meridionalis isolate SWU-2019-XX chromosome 6, ASM1480568v1, whole genome shotgun sequence genome, one interval contains:
- the LOC124387028 gene encoding butyrophilin subfamily 1 member A1-like isoform X1, whose amino-acid sequence MGITLCLILLILHSFMESQSEKLQVVGPDAPLVAVAGEDLVLPCFIKPTTSAVNMTVEWLRLNEVASLVHHYKDHKDRYEDQVQSYRGRTSLFEKELQKGNVSLKLSALRVSDEGAYKCLIDATSWYDDITVHIIVEALGSPPVIMMESYDNSGGINLVCESRGWKPEPEVLWLDREGATLPAKETLIYRDSEGFSVKRCITVHDYSVSNRFYCRLQQKNHMVETMIIINSKVFAVWMWIVVASVSACLIAVALIVTAVICYKKASQLQKVKKYKEFIKKKLFTVDVTLDPDTANPYLILSADGKQVADGDKWQNLPDTPQRFNICLNVLGKQSFSSGKFYYEVQVRGKTEWDLGVARENINRKGRIKLNPHNGFWTVALRNEDKYWAYANTDVLLTLREKVEKVGVFVDYEEGLVSFYDVNSSSHIYSFSGQTFTGNLYPFLSPGDNNEGKNSAPLIISPVYNK is encoded by the exons ATGG GGATTACCTTGTGTTTGATTCTCCTGATTCTCCACAGCTTTATGGAATCTCAGTCCG AGAAATTACAGGTAGTTGGTCCAGACGCTCCTCTTGTTGCTGTAGCTGGTGAAGATTTGGTTCTGCCCTGTTTTATCAAACCCACCACCAGTGCCGTGAACATGACAGTGGAATGGTTGAGACTGAATGAAGTGGCTTCTTTAGTGCATCACTATAAGGACCATAAAGACAGATATGAAGATCAGGTTCAGTCCTACAGAGGAAGAACCTCACTGTTTGAAAAGGAGCTACAGAAAGGCAATGTTTCTCTTAAACTTTCAGCTCTCAGAGTCTCTGATGAAGGAGCATATAAATGTCTTATTGATGCAACATCCTGGTATGATGACATCACTGTTCACATCATTGTCGAGG CTCTGGGAAGCCCGCCGGTGATCATGATGGAGAGTTATGATAACTCAGGAGGGATTAATTTAGTGTGTGAGTCCAGAGGCTGGAAACCTGAACCTGAAGTTCTGTGGCTGGACAGAGAAGGAGCCACTCTGCCTGCTAAAGAAACATTAATATACAGAGACAGTGAGGGCTTCAGTGTGAAAAGGTGCATCACTGTTCATGATTATAGCGTCTCCAACAGATTCTACTGCAGACTTCAGCAAAAGAATCACATGGTGGAgacaatgattattattaata GTAAAGTCTTTGCTGTTTGGATGTGGATTGTTGTGGCTTCAGTTTCAGCATGTCTTATTGCTGTTGCATTGATAGTAACTGCAGTTATCTGTTACAAGAAag CCTCACAGCTTCAAAAGGTGAAAAAATACAAAG AGTTTATAAAGAAGAAGTTGTTTACAG TGGATGTGACTCTGGATCCTGATACTGCAAATCCATATCTCATCCTGTCTGCTGATGGAAAACAAGTGGCAGATGGAGACAAGTGGCAGAATCTCCCTGATACACCACAGAGGtttaatatatgtttaaatgttctGGGAAAGCAGAGTTTCTCCTCAGGGAAATTTTATTATGAGGTACAGGTCAGAGGGAAAACTGAGTGGGATTTAGGAGTTGCGAGAGAGAACATTAATAGAAAGGGGAGGATTAAACTGAATCCTCATAATGGATTCTGGACTGTGGCTCTAAGGAATGAGGATAAATACTGGGCTTATGCTAATACTGATGTCCTCCTCACACTGagagagaaggtggagaaggtgggggTGTTTGTGGATTATGAGGAGGGTCTGGTCTCCTTTTATGATGTGAACTCCAGCTCCCATATTTACTCGTTCAGTGGTCAGACTTTCACTGGGAATCTCTATCCATTTTTGAGTCCTGGTGATAATAATGAAGGTAAAAATTCAGCCCCACTGATCATCTCacctgtatataataaataa
- the gmpr2 gene encoding GMP reductase 2, translating to MPRIENDIKLDFKDVLLRPKRSTLKSRSEVDLIRSFTFRNSKGSYRGIPIIAANMDTVGTFEMALALHSFSLFTAIHKHYCIDDWKEFAAKHPECVESVAVSSGTGETDFEKLSAILAAVPQLQYICVDVANGYSEHFVHFVKDVRQKFPSHTIMAGNVVTGEMVEELILAGADIIKVGIGPGSVCTTRKKTGVGYPQLSAVIECADAAHGLGGHIISDGGCTCPGDVSKAFGAGADFVMLGGMLAGHSESGGETIEKNGKKYKLFYGMSSDTAMKKHAGGVAEYRASEGKTVEVSFKGPVEDTVKDVLGGVRSTCTYVGAAKLKELSRRTTFIRVTQQINNVFGSHD from the exons ATGCCTCGCATCGAGAACGACATCAAACTCGACTTCAAAGATGTGCTTCTCCGTCCCAAACGCAGCACGCTCAAGTCCCGCAGTGAG GTGGATCTGATACGCAGCTTTACTTTCCGAAACTCAAAAGGCAGTTACAGAGGCATTCCCATCATCGCCGCTAACATGGACACGGTCGGAACGTTTGAGATGGCATTGGCACTGCATTCG TTCTCTCTTTTCACTGCCATCCACAAACATTACTGCATTGACGACTGGAAAGAATTTGCAGCAAAGCACCCTGAATGTGTAgag AGCGTGGCCGTCAGTTCGGGAACAGGAGAGACGGATTTTGAGAAGCTTTCTGCTATTTTGGCAGCTGTGCCCCAGCTACAGTACATTTGTGTCGACGTAGCGAATGGATATTCAGAACACTTTGTGCATTTTGTCAAGGACGTGAGGCAGAAGTTTCCTTCGCACACCATCATG GCTGGCAATGTGGTCACGGGAGAGATGGTGGAGGAGCTGATTCTCGCTGGTGCTGACATCATCAAAGTGGGCATCGGTCCAG GCTCAGTGTGTACAACCCGGAAGAAGACAGGCGTAGGCTACCCTCAGCTCAGTGCTGTCATCGAGTGTGCTGATGCTGCACATGGCCTGGGTGGACACATCATTTCT GATGGAGGATGTACCTGTCCTGGTGATGTCTCCAAGGCTTTTG GTGCGGGGGCAGACTTTGTGATGCTGGGTGGAATGTTGGCAGGCCACTCTGAGAGTGGGGGTGAGACCATTgagaaaaatggcaaaaaatacaAACTGTTCTATGGCATGAGCTCAGATACGGCCATGAAGAAGCACGCAGGGGGAGTAGCAGAGTACAG GGCATCTGAGGGAAAGACAGTAGAGGTTTCCTTTAAAGGGCCAGTGGAGGACACTGTAAAGGACGTGCTCGGCGGAGTTCGCTCCACCTGCACCTACGTGGGAGCTGCTAAGCTGAAGGAACTGAGTCGCCGTACCACCTTCATAAGAGTGACTCAGCAAATAAACAATGTGTTTGGGAGCCATGACTAA
- the LOC124387028 gene encoding butyrophilin subfamily 1 member A1-like isoform X2, whose translation MGITLCLILLILHSFMESQSEKLQVVGPDAPLVAVAGEDLVLPCFIKPTTSAVNMTVEWLRLNEVASLVHHYKDHKDRYEDQVQSYRGRTSLFEKELQKGNVSLKLSALRVSDEGAYKCLIDATSWYDDITVHIIVEALGSPPVIMMESYDNSGGINLVCESRGWKPEPEVLWLDREGATLPAKETLIYRDSEGFSVKRCITVHDYSVSNRFYCRLQQKNHMVETMIIINSKVFAVWMWIVVASVSACLIAVALIVTAVICYKKASQLQKVKKYKEFIKKKLFTVDVTLDPDTANPYLILSADGKQVADGDKWQNLPDTPQRECIKGMVVPLDQ comes from the exons ATGG GGATTACCTTGTGTTTGATTCTCCTGATTCTCCACAGCTTTATGGAATCTCAGTCCG AGAAATTACAGGTAGTTGGTCCAGACGCTCCTCTTGTTGCTGTAGCTGGTGAAGATTTGGTTCTGCCCTGTTTTATCAAACCCACCACCAGTGCCGTGAACATGACAGTGGAATGGTTGAGACTGAATGAAGTGGCTTCTTTAGTGCATCACTATAAGGACCATAAAGACAGATATGAAGATCAGGTTCAGTCCTACAGAGGAAGAACCTCACTGTTTGAAAAGGAGCTACAGAAAGGCAATGTTTCTCTTAAACTTTCAGCTCTCAGAGTCTCTGATGAAGGAGCATATAAATGTCTTATTGATGCAACATCCTGGTATGATGACATCACTGTTCACATCATTGTCGAGG CTCTGGGAAGCCCGCCGGTGATCATGATGGAGAGTTATGATAACTCAGGAGGGATTAATTTAGTGTGTGAGTCCAGAGGCTGGAAACCTGAACCTGAAGTTCTGTGGCTGGACAGAGAAGGAGCCACTCTGCCTGCTAAAGAAACATTAATATACAGAGACAGTGAGGGCTTCAGTGTGAAAAGGTGCATCACTGTTCATGATTATAGCGTCTCCAACAGATTCTACTGCAGACTTCAGCAAAAGAATCACATGGTGGAgacaatgattattattaata GTAAAGTCTTTGCTGTTTGGATGTGGATTGTTGTGGCTTCAGTTTCAGCATGTCTTATTGCTGTTGCATTGATAGTAACTGCAGTTATCTGTTACAAGAAag CCTCACAGCTTCAAAAGGTGAAAAAATACAAAG AGTTTATAAAGAAGAAGTTGTTTACAG TGGATGTGACTCTGGATCCTGATACTGCAAATCCATATCTCATCCTGTCTGCTGATGGAAAACAAGTGGCAGATGGAGACAAGTGGCAGAATCTCCCTGATACACCACAGAG GGAATGTATTAAGGGAATGGTGGTTCCGCTAGACCAATAG